From the Megalopta genalis isolate 19385.01 chromosome 13, iyMegGena1_principal, whole genome shotgun sequence genome, one window contains:
- the LOC117224947 gene encoding trypsin-1, translated as MWIRSLVCMLVLAAVARSINCEADAQPAAVADNQNVTLNGTLADATSVDDKNFWEWLYGIIGAPVLTTTQSPPPMNEIKKCMPCQCGLTNTQRRIVGGTETKVNQYPWMVLMMFRGRFYCGGSVINSRYVVTAAHCVDRFDPSLMSVRILEHNQNSTTEAETQTFKVESVMKHSGYSTYNYNNDIALVRLTEPIDFKGNMRPVCLPEREKSFAGATGVVTGWGAIGESGPTSQTLQEVMVPILSNNECRNTKYPARRITDNMLCAGYKEGNKDSCQGDSGGPLHIANDNNYHLVGVVSWGEGCARPGYPGVYTRVNRYLTWISRNTMDACYC; from the exons ATGTGGATTCGCTCGTTAGTTTGCATGCTCGTCCTGGCCGCGGTGGCGCGTAGCATCAATTGCGAGGCA gATGCACAACCAGCAGCAGTTGCGGACAATCAGAATGTTACCTTGAATGGTACATTGGCTGACGCGACGTCAGTGGACGACAAAAATTTTTGGGAATGGCTATATGGTATCATAGGTGCGCCGGTGCTGACAACAACTCAATCTCCGCCGCCAATGAACGAGATTAAAAAATGCATGCCTTGCC AATGCGGGTTGACAAATACACAAAGGCGTATAGTGGGCGGCACGGAGACAAAAGTGAATCAATATCCATGGATGGTCTTGATGATGTTTAGAGGACGATTCTACTGCGGTGGATCGGTTATAAATTCCCGCTATGTAGTAACTGCCGCACACTGCGTTGACAG GTTTGACCCGAGTCTCATGTCGGTTCGAATATTGGAGCACAATCAGAACTCCACCACAGAAGCCGAGACGCAAACGTTTAAGGTCGAGAGTGTGATGAAACACAGTGGTTATTCAACGTACAACTACAACAACGACATCGCGTTGGTCAGATTAACCGAGCCCATTGATTTTAAGGGAAACATGAGGCCTGTATGCCTGCCAGAAAGAG AGAAATCTTTCGCCGGCGCGACCGGTGTGGTGACCGGATGGGGCGCGATCGGAGAATCCGGCCCGACGTCCCAAACTCTTCAGGAGGTCATGGTGCCGATTTTATCGAACAACGAATGTCGCAATACTAAATATCCGGCGCGAAGGATCACGGACAACATGCTCTGTGCTGGTTACAAAGAGGGAAACAAGGATTCGTGTCAG GGTGACAGCGGTGGTCCATTACACATCGCCAACGACAACAACTATCATTTAGTCG GGGTCGTGTCCTGGGGCGAAGGTTGCGCGAGACCCGGTTATCCAGGCGTTTACACCAGAGTGAACCGGTACCTGACATGGATCAGCCGCAACACTATGGATGCTTGCTATTGTTGA